From one Musa acuminata AAA Group cultivar baxijiao chromosome BXJ2-6, Cavendish_Baxijiao_AAA, whole genome shotgun sequence genomic stretch:
- the LOC103989223 gene encoding anthocyanin 3'-O-beta-glucosyltransferase: MDLHFFFLPFLAPGHMIPMVDLAGVFAGRGVRSTIVTTTANVPLIQPTVDLANADDSLRHPIQILVLSFPSFESGIPLGHENLLAFNDPEVTPEFMTAINMLEDPFKQLLQAHRPDGIVADIFYAWASDAAKEFGIPRLSFHGSNTFCTVVSGALGRLKLHESEQAFDVPGLPHRFQMTWSQLPEFITKPDDSMERLGDGYRTSYGMLVNSFYELETDYIDLVKKGSETKLWHVGPLSLHNQHAEEKAARGNTTSVSSDECLTWLDSKRPRSVLYVCFGSLGQCTTTQLHEIALGLEASDHPFIWVVSNAGEPTEWLPERFNERVIGEGKGLLIKGWAPQLLILNHEAVGGSVTHCGWNSCLEGMSAGVPMVTWPLFAEQFFNEKLVVDVLRVGIAVGATVCSNRKEKRALVKAEAIKKAVDELMGSGEEAESRRKRAEKLKELAIKAVAEGGSSHMDLSCLLADMVNLKAGRGI; the protein is encoded by the coding sequence ATGGatctccacttcttcttcttgccCTTCCTCGCCCCCGGCCATATGATCCCCATGGTCGACTTAGCCGGCGTCTTCGCCGGCCGCGGCGTCAGATCCACCATCGTCACCACCACCGCCAACGTTCCCCTCATCCAGCCCACCGTCGACCTGGCCAACGCCGATGACTCCCTCCGTCATCCCATCCAGATCCTCGTCCTCTCCTTCCCGTCCTTCGAGTCCGGCATACCCCTAGGCCACGAGAACCTCCTCGCGTTCAACGACCCCGAAGTCACCCCCGAATTCATGACCGCCATCAACATGCTCGAAGATCCCTTCAAGCAACTCCTCCAAGCTCACCGTCCTGACGGCATCGTCGCAGATATTTTCTACGCTTGGGCTTCGGATGCCGCCAAAGAGTTCGGCATCCCGAGGCTCTCCTTCCACGGCTCCAACACCTTCTGCACCGTCGTGTCCGGTGCTTTGGGACGCCTCAAGTTGCATGAGAGTGAGCAGGCCTTTGATGTGCCCGGGTTACCGCATCGGTTTCAGATGACATGGTCGCAGCTCCCAGAATTCATCACGAAACCGGATGACTCAATGGAGCGGTTGGGCGATGGCTATCGCACGAGTTATGGCATGCTGGTCAACAGCTTTTACGAGTTAGAGACAGACTACATTGATTTGGTCAAGAAGGGGAGCGAGACGAAGTTATGGCACGTCGGACCACTATCCCTCCACAATCAACACGCAGAGGAGAAGGCGGCGAGAGGAAACACGACTTCGGTTAGCTCCGATGAATGCTTGACATGGTTAGACAGCAAGAGGCCGAGGTCGGTGCTCTATGTTTGCTTCGGGAGTTTAGGCCAATGCACGACTACCCAGCTGCACGAGATCGCACTGGGCCTTGAAGCTTCTGATCACCCGTTCATTTGGGTAGTGAGCAACGCCGGCGAGCCAACGGAGTGGCTGCCAGAACGGTTCAATGAGAGGGTGATCGGCGAAGGGAAAGGTCTACTAATAAAGGGATGGGCGCCGCAACTGCTGATTCTGAACCATGAGGCAGTCGGAGGGTCCGTGACGCACTGCGGATGGAACTCGTGCTTGGAAGGGATGAGCGCAGGCGTGCCGATGGTGACCTGGCCGCTGTTTGCGGAGCAATTCTTCAACGAGAAGCTGGTGGTGGACGTGCTGCGGGTCGGGATTGCGGTGGGAGCAACAGTGTGCAGCAACCGCAAGGAAAAGAGGGCGCTTGTGAAGGCAGAAGCAATAAAGAAGGCGGTGGACGAGCTGATGGGGAGCGGCGAGGAGGCAGAGAGCAGGAGGAAGAGGGCAGAGAAGCTCAAGGAGTTGGCGATCAAGGCGGTGGCAGAGGGTGGGTCCTCTCACATGGACCTCAGCTGCCTTCTGGCTGATATGGTCAACCTGAAAGCTGGTCGTGGGATTTAG
- the LOC135613952 gene encoding anthocyanin 3'-O-beta-glucosyltransferase-like gives MDLHVFFLPFLAPGHMIPMVDLARVFAGRGVRSTIVTTAANVPLIQPTLDLANADASLRHPIQILVLSFPCLESGISQGYENLFAFNNSEITPEFATAINMLEAPFKQLLRAHRPDGIVADIFYPWASDLAKEFGIPRLVFHGSNTFFTVVSGALRRLKLHENEEAFDVPGLPHRLRMTWSQLPGFITKPDDFIERLDDGYRTSYGMLVNSFYELESDYIDLVKKGSETKLWHVGPLSLHNQLAKEKAARGNTASISSDECLTWLDSKKPRSVLYVCFGSLGQCTTTQLHEIALGLEASDHPFIWVVRYDGELSEWLPERFEERVTGEGKGLLIRGWAPQLLILNHKAVGGFVTHCGWNSCLEGVSAGVPMATWPLFAEQFFNEKLVVEVLRVGIAVGATVCSNHKEKRGLVKGEAIKKAVDELMGSDEEAENRRKRAEKLKELANKAVEEGGSSHTDVSCLLDDMVNLKDSRGI, from the coding sequence ATGGATCTCCACGTCTTCTTCTTGCCCTTCCTCGCCCCCGGCCACATGATCCCCATGGTCGACTTAGCCCGCGTCTTCGCCGGCCGCGGCGTCAGATCCACCATCGTCACCACCGCCGCCAACGTTCCCCTCATCCAGCCCACCCTCGACCTCGCTAACGCCGACGCCTCCCTCCGCCACCCCATCCAGATCCTCGTCCTCTCCTTTCCATGCCTCGAGTCCGGCATCTCTCAAGGCTATGAGAACCTCTTCGCCTTCAACAACTCTGAAATCACCCCAGAATTCGCGACCGCCATCAACATGCTCGAAGCTCCCTTCAAGCAACTCCTCCGAGCTCACCGTCCTGACGGCATCGTCGCCGATATTTTCTACCCTTGGGCTTCCGATCTCGCCAAAGAGTTCGGCATCCCGAGGCTCGTCTTCCACGGTTCCAACACCTTCTTCACCGTCGTGTCCGGTGCTTTGAGACGCCTCAAGTTGCATGAGAATGAGGAGGCCTTTGATGTGCCCGGGTTACCACATCGGTTGCGGATGACATGGTCGCAGCTCCCAGGATTCATCACGAAACCGGATGACTTCATTGAGCGGTTGGACGATGGCTATCGCACGAGTTATGGCATGCTGGTCAACAGCTTTTACGAGTTAGAGTCAGACTACATTGATTTGGTCAAGAAGGGGAGCGAGACGAAGTTATGGCACGTCGGACCACTATCCCTCCACAATCAACTCGCAAAGGAGAAGGCGGCGAGAGGCAACACGGCTTCGATTAGCTCCGATGAATGCTTGACATGGTTAGACAGCAAGAAGCCGAGGTCGGTGCTCTATGTTTGCTTCGGGAGTTTAGGCCAATGCACGACTACGCAGCTGCACGAGATTGCACTGGGCCTTGAAGCTTCTGATCACCCGTTCATCTGGGTGGTGCGTTACGACGGCGAGCTATCGGAGTGGCTGCCCGAACGGTTCGAGGAGAGGGTGACCGGCGAAGGGAAAGGTCTCCTGATAAGGGGATGGGCGCCGCAGCTGCTGATTCTGAACCACAAGGCAGTCGGAGGATTCGTGACGCACTGCGGATGGAACTCGTGCTTGGAAGGGGTGAGCGCAGGCGTGCCGATGGCGACCTGGCCGCTGTTTGCGGAGCAATTCTTCAACGAGaagctggtggtggaggtgctacgGGTCGGGATTGCCGTGGGAGCAACAGTGTGCAGCAACCACAAGGAAAAGAGGGGGCTCGTGAAGGGAGAAGCAATAAAGAAGGCGGTGGATGAGCTGATGGGGAGCGACGAGGAGGCGGAGAACAGGAGGAAGAGGGCAGAGAAGCTCAAGGAGTTGGCGAACAAGGCGGTGGAAGAGGGTGGGTCCTCTCACACGGACGTAAGCTGCCTTCTGGATGATATGGTCAACCTGAAAGATAGCCGTGGGATTTAG